One Aegilops tauschii subsp. strangulata cultivar AL8/78 chromosome 2, Aet v6.0, whole genome shotgun sequence genomic window, gaaggaacctccatcaaccaagccaaatacactcaagacatgctcaagagattcaagctaagtgatgtcaagccggcgtccactccaatgcccaccaggtgccaacttgacatcgatcccaatggtaaagcggtggatcaaaaggtatatcgctccatgaatTGTTCCttactttacctttgtgcatctagaccggatatcatgttgagtgtgggaatttgtgcacgttttcaagccgcacctaaggaaagccactttgtggcggtcaagcgaatctttcgatatttggctcataccccaaactttggcttatggtacccaagaggagcaaacttcaagcttgtagggtattcgtacttcgattgggcgggagacaaagtggataggaagtccacttccggagggtgccaattccttggttgctctttggtaagttggtcttctaaaaagcaaagttgtgtgtctctctcgtccgccgaagcggagtatgtggcggccggcagttgttgtgcacaactcttatggatgaggcaaactttaaaggattacggtgtcatttgtgacaaagtgcctctttggtgtgacaatgaaagtgccatcaagatttctctcaacccggtgcaacacttcaagacgaagcatattgagattcggtatcacttcatccgggatcatattaggcgaggggagatcgagctcaactatgtcaacactcatgataaccttgcagatattttcacgaagccgttggatgaagcaagatttcgcgagttaaggcatgagctaaatatcattgtttcgagcaatgttgcttgaacacttgcactccccaccacactcaacttgttatcttgattaggtgtaggcatggacatagggggagtgttattctcttaatgaactctccctcccttattatgcataaattgatcagcTCTTTCACATtggccattttttatggtacttgtgcttcaaagacgagttttggtcatgggcccaaggataattcttcgcggtgccataccaattgactcaaacataggtggctccggccaccgccctctccttggagagGCTGTGTCTTATGGTTGGTCCTCGTTGTCTCTTGCCTTTCTTTCTCTCTGCCTTGTCTTAGTCTCCTCTTCTTGCCTTTTGTTTTTCCCTTCTTTTGAGCTAGCCGTTTGGTGTCTAGTCTTTGGGTCttgctgggcggtactaccgctggtggtgcgcggtactaccgcttatgttgacaagcggtactaccgcccacccgaGCGATACTACCGTTGGGGGGCGGGACCAGGGGGTTATGTCGGGGCAGGGGGAGGTTTctcctcccccatacccatttgcaccgcccctcgtccctcttcctctctccagcgtcgcctcgccgcgggagggctccggcgggccgccgtctccgggccatccctctccattccctttggtggagtcgatccccacctcgtcctcttgccatggatgccggtattgccctcgttccttctctctttttgtctagttctcagatctagcgtttttggggcaatagtggttgcatctctcgATTTTTGCTAAATCCCGGCTTGAGTAGTTTGGAGAAGGCGTCTAGACTGTGTGGATTAAGTTTTggtaggagtatttttgaatttggcagtccggtagtgccggatctgaccacggcaaTAGGAATCGCCGCTTCCCAGccttgagcggtactaccgctcccactggagcggtactaccgctcccactggagcggtactaccgctcgtgaggtactgccgcctatggccagcggtactaccgctgcttgCCCGATTCCATCATTTTCCTACCACTGTTTGATCCATGTTGTTTTGTTTGGAGGCTTATACTCTTTCTTTCGTGTTGTCTCTTCTGTCATGTGTTTGGTTCTAGGTGATGAACgccctgagcagcaagtccgccgtgtaAACCCCGGTCGTGCAACATCAAAGCGCTACCGCACCTCTGAGTCAGCAGGTGCTTCCTCTAGTGCGGCACCTCCGCCTCAACTCCAGAAGAAACCTGCCAAACAGACCTCTGCCAAGGAGTTCTGGGAAAGGCGTCGCCGCAACCCCTATgcggaagaccaagaacccaatttggtcaaccgcccgttctggaaccgctttcagtttgccatctactttgatgtgatcaaggccaagaagaatctTTATGTTGATGTTCGCTCCATCGACACAGATGCCATGGAAAAGGAtcctgagtactttggtgaagCTCTTCAGATGTGTGCTCAGCTCAACATTCTCagaatcatgcagttcaacaaggactttgatgcagatttggtggctcaattcTATGCTACTGTCCATCTTGGCACTGATGAAGAAAGGACTCTGACCTGGATGAAAAATGACAAGTTACTgtctgtcaagtggaaggccttcatggagttacttgaggtggaagatcatGGGCTTGAGACTCCTGTTGGCTTTCGCCCTCACTGCAATGTcaactccactcacaagcaagccctctggccctactgcactgtgaaggttcaccctgtgactaagaaggaaacctatgagctgTCTACCTACCTGGACATCCTTCATCGTGTCTTTCGAGAGACCCTCTTTCCTCGCATCGGGAATCTGGATATGGTCCACTCCTATCTCGTGgatatgcttctcttctgccagcatgagaaggaagcaaacactggcgagtccctggacatttctcatgttatgtggtctgaacttctcactgccatttctgagcgcaagtgcccgatctatggtccgttcatcatgctgctcattgagaaggcctgggcACGTGTCTATCCCCAGGTGATGCTGGAAACTAGAGAattggtttctcatgagatcaagcgtctgaggaagaaggacagttggggcaccccagcccctaaatccgggggtccatcttctgctgctgacatggagaccgaggacggggctgaggccgatgatgacgatgaggattatgagccttctgggacagagccctcttgggcaaagaagatcaagcgcaagatgaagaagctcttctgcatggagtctcgtggttagtacatgactcatgtggctgagaagaaggctagggggcgtcacaaggagctcatgcgtCAGCTGGGTGCGACCGTTGTCAGTGGGTCTGAGGGCCAGATCACTGAGGAAGAGGAGTGGattcagcagcactgtccgtggaccgattccTACACCGAGCAGTTTCCAACTGAGGATGGCAGTGCAGATGACCCTGCCAGGATGTGATGAGAGAGCTCCTCAGTTTTCCttcacctggagccgtagcgtcgctctttgcccttttggtgtctcgatgccaaagggggagagagcttAGGGATTTGTGCTTTATGGTGTGCTTTATGGTGTCGTCGTTTCGTCGTTCTTTGTAGTGTCGTTGTGTTTTCTCGCCATTTGCTTTGTTTGGTTGTGTGCCAGTGAGACGTAAGTTCCAgacatatggtgtaagacatatgctaccttatcttTATCTATGTCTTTCTAGTACTTTGGTATCTTATGAGTTGCTTGTCTATCCTGTTATATTACCTGCTCTCATGTATCATATGCTTAGGTTGTTggactataaaatatagggggagtgttgatcctaatgtGTGTGTGTCCTACATTCCAAAGTCACTACTAACTAGGTGCACACAttcagggggagcccgtctatattttgtagttctaagcatctttactttcatgatatatccttgtgcaaatccctggttgtcatcaatccaccaaaaagggggagattgttaaggcatatctctctagatgtagttttggtgattgatgacaacatgtttgcggactaatcgtgtgctttgagcatttcagagattcatcctttggcacgagacgatttctttcccctcgaagtgtcattcaagacggtgtagctctttcgcttctttttggtggactagtttcgtaagagtcaccgtactatcaagagggggtccgttttggtaaggctagggtggaatcaacacgtacacatcctcttTACACCCTTCGAGCCTTTCCACTTCATTGGAGATCTCTTTCCCTTTCTTTGGGCTgtgtctggtcccagcggtagtactgcggtacccagcagtagtaccgcttaggggtcacaggcggcagtaccgctccgcagcggtagtaccgcctgtgggtcctcagcagtagtatcgctgcggtaccaggcccctaccgcgtTGACTCGAGGGGTCTTTTctcgtgtcggattgtgcggtaCTTTGCAGTGGCAgtgccgctcatgagcggtagtactgcctaccaccgcggcagtaccgctcgggtCCGTCTCTCTCCTGCCCTCCCTTCTTCACagtagtaccgcccgggggagcGGGAGTACCGCTGTTCTCagaggtagtaccgctgcctcctgcggtagtaccgccctccgcggggctgttttggggggtaacggttggattgattcccccactatataaggaggtcttcttccccaaagttgacttacctcttcccccatgagctccattgttgctccaagctccatttccgcccgatctctctccctagccaatcaaacttgttgatttgctcgggattggttgagaaggccccgatctacacttccacaaagagaaatttgattccccccacttatccctagcggatcttgttactcttgggtgtttgagcaccctagacggttgaggtcaccgcggagccatagtccattgtggtgaagctttgtggtgtcgttgggagcctccaattaagttgtggagattgccccaaccttgtttgtaaaggtccggtcgccgccttcaagggcaccaatagtggaatcacggcatctcgcattgtgtgagggcgtgaggagaatacggtggccctagtggcttcttggggagcattgtgcctccacattgctccaacggagacgtacttccccccaaaaggaaggaacttcggtaacacatcctcgtcttcaccggctccactcttggttatctcgtccctttactttcgcaagcttacttgtgttaaatcccttgcttgcttgtgtgcttgttgtcattgcatcatataggttgctcacttagttgcatatctagacaacctactttgatgcaaagtttaaattggtaaagaaaaaataaaaattgttagttgcctattcacccccccccctctagtcaactatatcgaccctttcaacttttctcgtagttgcggatgcttgcgggagcgttaatcataagtaggaggcttgttcaagtaagaacaacacctaagcaccggtccacccacatatatcaaattatcaaagtacagaacacgaatcaaaccatcatggtgaaagtgactagatgaaaatcccgtgtaccctcaagaacgctttgcttatcataagagaccgttttggcttgtccttttcctcaaaaggattaggctaccttgctgcacttttgcccctattatcgttacttgctcgttacaaattatcttgctatcaaactactatgttacttacaatttcagcacttgcagtcattaacttgctgaaaaccacttgtcatttccttctgctccttgttgggttcaacactcttacttatcgaaaagagctagaattgatcccttatacttgtgggtcatcaatgatCTCAAACCCAACAAGGGAGCGCCATTTCAGCCAAAAAACAAGCACAAACGACCAATAGAAGGTCTAATCAATTTGAGAGATACCTCTTGGCGAATCGCTCCTGCTGCTGCGTCAACCGGCTCAAGAGGTCGACAGAATTGGATATGTGCGCCATGTACTTCTCAATCTGCATACAGTAGCACGATGAGGTCAAGCAATTGCCTAATGCAACATTTTGGTTGGTAACTGAACCACTGTGCGGTACAGACTACAGAGACTGAATTCAGTCTGACCTTTTGCAGGTGGAGGCATAGGTAGGAGCACAACATGAAGAGCGTGCGGTCGAGCTCCATCCGGTACAACGAGACCATCAGGTCGTCGATGCCGTTATCCATGAAGTAATCGAACGTCTCCTCCTGGTTTCAGCGTAGGTCATGAAGAATCAGAAACATTCAGTATTGTGAAGAACGACGACACAACCAATGGCCATAGGGCACGGGAGACGTGTGCGGAGTCGAAGTGGAGGATCTCCAGCGCGACCTTCTTGTTGCGCCAAAATCGCTTTAGCAGCTCCACGTCCGTCTTCGCCGCGGCCCGCGTGGCAGCAGAGTCCTTGTCCTCGCACGAAGACATCGTCGTCACTTCCTTCCTCTCTCGCTAACTGGCGACGCAAGCGCCGACGCCGCTCCTTGCTACCCGCGATGCGACCGCGCCCTGCCCTGCCCTGGGTTccgcgaggcggcggcgtcccACGAGTAGGGCGCCTCAGAGGTCGGCGGAGGAGGAAGACGGTGCGGCGGCAGCTCCTCTCGGACCTCGACATCGGCGATTGCGCACCTCGGTAGTTATCTAGAGGTGGCGGTGGAAAGTTATGAATGAAAGGAAGAGAAATGTTATCGATATAGATTGATTAGATTAGATAGATATATTAGGAAAGCGTGTTGAGAGATAGGAAAGCGTGGTCAGCGATTGATGGGTTTTTTGTGGTGTTTTTCTCCTTGATTATTTGCCCATCGTTTTTGTAGCGGAGATGAAAAAATCAGTGGGAGCATCGAAACTCGGGCTGGTGGGTTGATTCAGGATATCGTTCGGTGAGGAAGGCGTCGTTCGATGGGAGgctaccaagatgaaaggacaacTGACTTttcattaggagtagagattagGGAAGGTAACAATCGATGTgttagaaaagttaggattttgaATTGATTTTCATGAAAATAAGGTATTATTGTTTGGTAACATGATATCAGTACCTGCTTGTTTGTGACGTGCCTGGCTAGGAAAGTTTGCAAATGTTAAGAAATTTTTTATTGGGAGGGTGAAAAATCAACGTGAGGATATGACGAAACTAAACCAGATGAAAATAAACCAGATGAAAAAAACCATGGACGCAATcctaccaactgctccattaggagtagagatacaACAACACGATGAGGTCAAGTAATTGCCTAATGCAACATTTTGGTCGGTAACTGAACCACTGTGCGGTATAGACTATAGAGACTGAATTCAGTCTGACCTTTTGCAGGAGGAGGCATAGGTAGGACCACAACAGGAAGAGCGTGCGGTCGAGCTCCATCTGGTACAGCGAGACCACCCGGTCGTCGATGCCTTTATCCGTGAAGTAATCGAATGTCTCCTCCTGTGAAGAATCAGAAACATTCAGTATTGTGAAGAACGACGACACAACCAATGGCCATAGGGTACGGGAGACGACGGCGGAGTCGAAGTGGAGGATCTCCAGCGCGGCCTTCTCGTTGCGCCAAAACCGCTTTAGCAGCTCTACGTCCGTCTTCGCCGCGGCCCGCGTGGCAGCAGAGTCCTTGTCCTCACACAAAGATATCGTCGTCACTCCCTTCCTCTCTTGCTAACTGGTGACGCAAGCGCCGGCGCCGCTCCTCGCTGCCCGCAACGCGACCATGCCCTGGGTTCCgcgaggcggcgacggcgtccCACGAGTAGGGcgcctcggaggttggcggaggaggaagacgatgcggCGGCAGCTCCTCTCGGACCTTGACGTTAGCGATTGCGCACCTCGGTAGTGATCTGGAGGTGGCGGCGGAAAGTTGTGAACGGAAGGAAGCAAAACGTTACGAATATAGATTGATTAGATTAGATAGATATTAGGAAAGCATGGTGAGAGATAGGAAAGCGTGGTCAGTGATTGATGGGTTTTTTTGTGGTATTTTTCTCCCTGATTATTTGCCCACCGGTTTTGTAGCGGAATGAAAAAAAATCGGTGGTAGCATCGAAACCCGGGCCAGGGGTTGATTCAGGATATTGTTCGGTGGGGAAGGCATCGTTCCATGGGAAGCCAACAAGATGAAAGGACAACTGACTTTttcattaggagtagagattagGAAAGGTAACAATCGATGCGTTAGAAAACTTAGGATTTTGAATTGATTTTTATATAAATAAGGTATTATTGTTTGGTAACGTGATATCAGTACTTGCCTGTTTGTGACGTACCTGGTTAGGAAAGTTTGTAAATGTTAAGAAAGTTTTTATTGGGAGGGTGAAAAAAACAACTTGAAGATTTGACGAAATTAAACCAGATCGAAAATAAACCTCTTAGACCAAGGAGACACTCAGACACATAAACCTTCTCGGAGTACACAAACCCCCAAGAGCCCGCCGGAACACCAAACCCTTCTGTCCCCACTACATTCCGATGGCGACGGCGGTGTCGGCGCCCGTCTTCACGGCGACGGTGCGGGTCTCCAATATCCCGCCCTCCGCCGTCGCTAAAGAGCTCCTAGCATTCTTCGATTCCGCCGTCGCCGCTGCCGGCAAAGCCTACGCCTGCGAGatcgccgccgcccgacgcggcTGGTTAAGTCGATGCGATGGGAGCGTTCAGTTCGATTCCACCGCCACCGCAACCCTCGCCGCCGAACTCGCCTCCTCCGGTCGCCTACCGCGCTTCCTCGGCTCCCTCCTCTCCGTCTCCCCTGCCCCCGCGGACCTTCTCCCCCGCGCGCCCGACCTTTCTCTCCGCGTGGCCGACGCCCGCCTCCTTGTCGGCAACAGCGTCGCCGAGCGCGAATTCGAGGCGGCTGACTCTTGGGACAGCGTCCGCGTGGAGGTCATCCCGGGGAAGCGGCGGATAGACCTGTACCTGAATCACGATTCCCAGAGGTACAAGCTTGAGGTCTTCTTCGAGGACATCAGGAACTGCTACCAGTGCAGCTTCGATGGGGCCGGTGCCATCTTGCTTCAGGTGAGCTGCTCACGGTGTTTATTTTTTGAACGTTGAAGACTGTAGCAGTGGCTCCTACAGTCATATATTAATCAAAAAGTATTTACATAGTGTGAAGGGTGTGGTCGGGCTTTTGCCCCAATCACAGGGTAGTAGGGTTCAGAGTATAAGTAATTACAGGGGATTAGAGTAGTTTGGCTAGCCCTAGGCAATCTCTCTAGCAAATTCAGTAATGAACCCTAGCAGCTCAGGTTTTGTCCTGTGTTGCAACAAGAAATCTTCTCTGAATCTTGACAACCAGGACCTGTGGGAAGGCGTCACTCCTCTGAAGATCAGGTTATTCCTCTCCTTCCAGATCGACCATGCTGCTGTGGTGAACACTTCCATGATCATGGGTTTGGACCAAGTTTGTTTAGCCGCCGCCATCCAGTCAAACCTATCTCCTTCTGTTGCCCAGGTAAACCCAACTGAAGTCCAGCACGTGTAGGAGAAACTGCAGTTATAGAACAAATGTTCCAGAGTTTCTTCTTGTTGGGTTTCGCAGAGCACACATTAGTCCATCCTGTCCGTCGATGAGCCCACTACATAATGCCTATGTTTGAGCATGTTCTTGGTGTTTAATCTGGCGGACAAGAGCAGCCAAGCAAAAACCCTTCGTTTCCTTGTACACCTCGACTTCCAAATCCACCGAAAAGCCTGATCAGACGTGACATTTTCAAAGCAGAACTTGTAATATCTGGACGATGAATATTTGGGCCCCCAAGTGTATGTCCAAACATCTCTCTGCTCTAGGTCTATCTGACACTCAGCGGTCGCCAGCTGCAAATCCCGCGCTTCTTGTGTTGCCTGTTGAGACAGAGGCAGAAAGAAGACCGCTTCTGCACTTTGCGCGCTTAGGATTTCATGGACAGTCACATCTTCTGATATAGCATAGGAGTGCGCTCTTGGGAATTCTTCTTGGAAGATTACCTCGCACCATTTATCTTTCCAAAATAGTGTGCCGGAGCTGTCCCCTACTTTAACCGTGGAGATTCCTCTGAAGGTAGGAGACAGCGACATTACTTCTCTCCACCAGAACGACCCGCATGGTCCAGTGGCGTGCGGGATTCTGTCCACATAGTACGTGTCCCAGATCAAGGTCACCCATGGCAGATCGTGTCTGTTATAGAATTTGTCTAGGAACTTGAGTAAAACGGCTGTGTTTAATGTTTTTGGTATCCAGCACACCGAGGCCCCCCTTGTCTTTCGGCTTACACACCATCGTCCATGAGGCCAGTGAGTTTTCTGTCTCCCCATTCTCATTCTTCCTTCTCCAAAGGCACAGTCTTCTGATCTTGTCCAAGTGAGCAAGAATTTTAGGTGGCAGACCTTTTTCCAAAGGCATCGAGCCTACTGTACATCCAAAGATCGCAGCAAAGCCGGCCGCCGACACCGCGTCTAGGTTGATCGGCACCAGAGTAGTCTTCTCGAAGTTTATCCGGAGTCCAACTGAGTCAGCGTAATCAAGCAGAATTTTCTTCATGCCTCTTGCTTGTTCTTCACATGCCTGCATCACAATCATCGTGTCGTCTGCGTATTGTATCCCGGGGAAGTCTTTGTGTGTGCGTGGGGGGATTGGGTGTTTGAGGACCCCTCGGCGAAGTGCGTCGTTGACCGCAGCTTGCAGCAGGTCGGCCGCGAGGACGAAGATCAAGGGCGATAGCGGGTTACCTTGTCGCACCCCCCGGCGACATCGAAACTGACGGCCCGGGACCCCATTGAGCAGTACCGAGGATTTCCCCGAACCAAAGATGCATTTGATCCATCCTAACCATTTCTCGTCAAAGCCCATGTGTCTCATGACCTCAATCATAGCCGGGTGTTCTATAGTGTCGAAGGCCTTGGAAAAGTCCAGTTTCAGAATAAACACTCGAGATCCAGAGGCTTGACATTGGTAATATATACTTGAATGCCCAAGCCAAGCAGGCCTGTATCGTTCTCCCTTTCAAAAATTTGTATTGGTTCCTGTGAATGATTTTTAGAATCCATTTTGTAACCGATCAGCAAGCAGTTTGCTTATTAGCTTCAGTCTTCAGACAACAGTTTAGCAGTGTGATGGGGCGAAAACCATTTGCTGTCTGGGCCGAATGAGAGTGATGAACCCGGTGTTTATGCTTTCAAGATTGAGTTCTCCTGCGTGGAAATCATGACAAAGCTGATAAAAGTCATGTTTGATTATATGCCAGCATGATTTGCTAAAGTGACCACTAAACCCATCCGGCCCTGGAGCTCTGTTAGCCGGCATGGTTCAAATCACCTCATCATTTTCCGCCTCAGTGAATCGGACATAAAGTTCTTCCAGTCCATCAATCTTGGTATTGATAGAGCCTAGGTCGAATTTCTGATTTGGAGGTGAAGATTCCCCCAATCGTTCTTTAAACGCATTGAGCAGTATCCCTTCCTTGTCTGCGTGGTtctcaacttcagtgccatcggGTAATTTCAGCATGGCGATGGAGTTATTTCGGTATCGCTCTGTGGCCATCCGGtggaatttttttgtattttcctCTCCAAAACGAATAACCCTGACAGTGCATCTTTTTCTCCAGTGTTGGTTCTGAAAGTTCAGAGGCTGCAGTAGGTGAGCTATTAGAATTCACCTGAAGTTCGATTCTCGGGTTGTGAGTGTTCTCAGGTTTTCAATTTCATCCAGCtcgttaacggcccattcagtgtTTTGGATCAGCACTTTGAGACGTGAGTCCAATTGCTAGACGTGAAGAACCAGTCGAGTTGGTCACCGTGTTGCTGTGATACTTCTGTTTTTCCTTTGTACATTATATATATTAGTCAGACATTGCGGTTATAGGGCGAGGTAGAAATTTGAAGAAGGAAGCTCTAGATGTACTTCCTCCCTCAATACTTGCGCGAGCTGAAAAATTGGCAAGTTCTCGAGTCAGTAAACTTGAGTGAACCATCACAGCGGTCTGGTCTGCAATTATGCGTTAGAGCCCATAAAGTAAGATGGATAGTGGTGCTACTTTTATTTCCACTCCTATATACGGAGTATATCTCAGTTGGTGGTTACTAATTGGAGTGAAATGGATATGAAGCTTATTGGATAAATACACATCACCGTTACTTTTCTAAATTTACTGATTGTCATACTTCTTAGACTATAAGTTGGTGAGGCGCAACACTCTTTTAATTCTTTCTATAATTCTGAAGTTGGTAAAATATATATTATCTTGACTAATGTTAATTTACTATTTGTTTCAGCTCATGTATTCACCAAGGATATGCACAACAATTTCTGGGCCTGCAGTTTATTCAAGGTTCTCGGATGACCGCTTTCATGCATGCAAGGAGGATGCGAAGTTTACCTGGGTCAGAGCACTGGATTTTACACCCAACCACTCTTTTGGGAAGTGTTCAACTCTTGCCCTCATACTTGATGAAGGTGCATCGGTGTCATTTATTCTCAACAGCTTGCCTTTGTCAGGAGAATTAGGGGAATTGGTCATTTCTTCAACGGAATTTTTTGGCCCGTTGTCCAAAGTCGTTCCCCTTGTTGATTGCCCAAGTGGTTGTTCAGTGCCGTATGAAGTTCTTTTTCGTCTCAATTCTCTTGTTCACATGGGGAAGATAGTTGCCAAAGATGTTAATGCTGATCTGTTTAAAGCTCTTGAAGAAATA contains:
- the LOC109759487 gene encoding DNA replication complex GINS protein SLD5-like, with product MSSCEDKDSAATRAAAKTDVELLKRFWRNKKVALEILHFDSAHVSRALWPLEETFDYFMDNGIDDLMVSLYRMELDRTLFMLCSYLCLHLQKIEKYMAHISNSVDLLSRLTQQQERFAKRYLSN